From Aspergillus chevalieri M1 DNA, chromosome 4, nearly complete sequence, a single genomic window includes:
- a CDS encoding uncharacterized protein (COG:S;~EggNog:ENOG410PPGJ), producing the protein MFSNSGPPQPEWRLPPRPPTTATGTTTATTATSTPSTSPVPPPPPPAPSAPVLPSYNPNVFGPMPGAPPVATGIDTTAWGVKFNHQHHHQAHSPPPLPPRPPIATDHVPARIQSPRVSSPVSNKPLPSVPPYGGQIAPGQYSYGPAQALGPVPPPPPPVPPGYQSQLQQQAHPPAPVASDQSGVINYTTSSPLERPLPQPTLAVSTDFGPFTNTGNGPPPVPPKTSSNVFTTSSSMGPFSPSDWEHLGPTPGYIDDTEVFSSKKTTPVPPVEPSQSHATSMHSPASNPYIPTSTPPQNASPAFQVPHADDQVGMQKPSTESPVSTSSAQEPPRPSGPSRVNTAETTQSSATGTTEKIDGVIEAWARPISPDVRKSADGSRQSPISRPADKTIQRKPSPIDPIDIPSSRSGSRTPAEEGQQLSTPGGSMANAEGVASRLTVVDPYEDLDPWFKSSLTRYVAMLRKEAVADSDEERYKIFTAFTAKETKLREILYGIEQEPKSTRAEDVNSRQPTPSPQQSAEKEKEGPPTPQPSAPVESGLIPVESEQDVLESTYTTEDFEDGEYSPGGRPIIPRLYTPNNLERPATQPPGHQASKLTDTGSQYGVQDQFSRSSSVPPSMNSGIHTQTFAPLTTNPPQPIYTPFRYIEGPQRGSDNLALDKPAYQAYSDLRQASAESGRVMANAPDSDTKTGVNTRVSSPAQNEHSETFIGLIREKSVTYKKRRPRRASSPPPLPPSLRQGRPDPVNDLRSMVSSPLAKQSESSWHVTTRKSLEQYSDDFTYIQEAFSTWETTAKIRRQNLDKERMQRQEESEAHVDSLFNGKEIGYADINVLEEEFRQAEARVQLDEERQELDDFIRIVFNPVDERLGREIAALLNHYESALSQLSHENSKIKDSTDRHNLSHTMNIVNDIYRNLEMRYQKRLNIAFDRERRRKKAERRPLVFMGDSGALRKLDNEFDQMEKRNIFEAAKDRDERANRLMDAFDDAIMHGLGENQSLLDDVAAKVKKVDASHLQSTSLPESEVEQILKSVATMVDSLRRDSESILHNFGIADATLNNADYRLSVAEARYTNADHDVFRRLNAEKQKEDAKIQKDLESKLESVRDGPAEITHKISELLKALGKDPVAEPEASSDVTASTSHPVDSLMPGPRPATAGLPSNEDSEHQRRIRRALEAAKKRNAAKAHGTMALQ; encoded by the coding sequence CCTCGTCCTCCCATCGCAACAGACCATGTCCCGGCGCGCATCCAGTCTCCGCGAGTCAGCTCTCCGGTGTCGAATAAACCCCTGCCGTCTGTCCCCCCATATGGAGGCCAAATAGCGCCCGGACAATATAGCTATGGCCCCGCGCAAGCTCTCGGTCCTGTTCCCCCGCCACCGCCCCCGGTTCCTCCTGGTTACCAGAGTCAGTTGCAGCAGCAGGCGCATCCACCTGCACCTGTCGCATCGGACCAAAGTGGCGTTATCAACTATACAACTTCTTCGCCGCTGGAACGTCCTCTGCCTCAACCTACGCTGGCTGTCTCGACGGATTTTGGGCCGTTTACTAATACTGGCAATGGCCCTCCACCAGTACCGCCAAAGACTAGCTCTAATGTATTCACCACAAGTTCTTCAATGGGACCTTTTAGTCCCTCAGACTGGGAACATCTGGGACCAACTCCAGGATATATTGACGACACAGAAGTCTTCTCGTCTAAGAAGACAACACCTGTACCTCCAGTTGAACCATCTCAGAGTCATGCGACATCTATGCATAGCCCCGCGTCAAACCCTTACATCCCAACTTCTACCCCGCCTCAGAACGCCTCACCTGCGTTCCAGGTCCCGCATGCCGATGATCAGGTCGGAATGCAGAAGCCATCTACCGAGTCGCCGGTCAGCACAAGCTCTGCGCAGGAGCCACCACGTCCATCTGGTCCGTCCCGGGTCAACACCGCAGAAACAACGCAGAGCTCTGCTACTGGGACCACCGAAAAGATCGATGGGGTCATTGAGGCCTGGGCTCGACCGATATCTCCGGACGTCAGGAAATCTGCTGACGGCAGCCGTCAAAGCCCCATTTCCAGGCCAGCAGATAAAACCATACAACGTAAGCCCAGTCCAATTGATCCAATCGACATCCCGTCATCAAGGTCGGGAAGCAGAACTCCCGCAGAGGAGGGACAGCAACTGTCTACCCCTGGCGGTTCGATGGCAAATGCAGAGGGGGTTGCCTCTCGTCTAACCGTGGTCGATCCATATGAAGACTTGGATCCTTGGTTCAAATCTTCTTTGACTCGTTATGTCGCCATGTTGCGCAAGGAAGCGGTTGCTGACTCCGACGAAGAGCGGTACAAGATCTTCACAGCGTTCACAGCTAAGGAGACGAAACTACGGGAGATTCTCTATGGTATTGAGCAGGAACCTAAGAGCACCAGGGCCGAAGACGTAAACTCACGCCAGCCAACCCCAAGCCCGCAGCAATCAgcggagaaggaaaaggagggtCCGCCGACACCACAGCCCTCGGCACCAGTAGAATCTGGTCTGATCCCGGTAGAATCAGAACAAGATGTGCTTGAATCTACTTACACCACTGAAGATTTTGAGGATGGAGAATACAGTCCTGGTGGGCGGCCAATCATTCCCAGACTTTACACTCCCAATAATCTTGAGAGACCAGCTACACAACCACCCGGCCATCAGGCTTCGAAGCTCACAGATACGGGAAGTCAATATGGCGTCCAAGATCAGTTCTCGCGGTCATCTTCGGTACCACCTTCGATGAACAGCGGAATACATACGCAGACGTTTGCGCCTCTGACGACAAACCCTCCACAGCCAATATACACGCCATTCCGCTACATCGAAGGACCTCAACGAGGCTCAGACAATCTTGCCCTTGATAAACCGGCCTACCAGGCATACTCTGATCTGCGACAAGCCTCTGCTGAGAGCGGACGTGTGATGGCAAATGCGCCGGATTCCGACACGAAAACAGGTGTTAACACTAGAGTTTCCTCCCCAGCTCAAAACGAGCATAGTGAAACATTTATCGGGCTTATTCGCGAGAAAAGCGTCACATACAAGAAGAGAAGACCTCGCAGAGCTTCATCACCTCCTCCATTGCCGCCGTCTCTCCGGCAAGGTAGACCCGACCCTGTTAATGACCTGCGATCTATGGTCTCATCCCCGCTAGCCAAGCAATCAGAGAGCTCGTGGCATGTTACTACCAGGAAAAGTCTGGAGCAGTACTCCGATGACTTTACTTATATACAAGAAGCGTTTAGTACGTGGGAGACAACTGCTAAGATTCGACGGCAGAACCTTGATAAGGAGCGTATGCAGCGTCAAGAGGAATCTGAAGCACACGTCGACTCTCTTTTCAATGGCAAGGAGATTGGATATGCCGATATCAACGTTCTCGAGGAAGAGTTCAGGCAAGCAGAAGCTCGAGTGCAGCTTGATGAAGAAAGACAAGAACTCGACGATTTCATTAGAATTGTTTTCAACCCAGTGGACGAACGTCTGGGTCGGGAGATTGCTGCCCTTCTGAATCACTATGAGTCTGCACTCAGCCAACTCAGTCACGAAAACAGCAAGATCAAGGATTCGACTGACAGACACAATCTGTCACATACAATGAATATAGTGAACGACATCTACCGGAATCTCGAAATGCGCTACCAGAAACGCCTCAACATTGCTTTTGACCGAGAGCGGCGCCGAAAGAAGGCCGAACGGAGACCGCTCGTCTTCATGGGTGATTCCGGGGCCCTCAGGAAGCTGGACAACGAGTTTGACCAGATGGAGAAGCGAAACATTTTTGAGGCGGCCAAGGATCGTGATGAGAGAGCCAACCGACTCATGGATGCTTTCGACGATGCTATTATGCATGGTCTAGGCGAAAACCAAAGTCTCCTCGATGATGTGGCGGCGAAAGTGAAGAAGGTTGACGCTTCGCATCTTCAGTCAACTAGCTTGCCAGAGTCGGAAGTGGAGCAGATTCTGAAGTCCGTCGCGACTATGGTGGACTCACTCCGACGAGACTCTGAATCCATTTTGCATAACTTTGGCATCGCCGATGCCACCCTCAACAACGCTGACTACCGCCTGTCCGTGGCCGAGGCTCGTTACACCAACGCggaccatgatgttttccgCCGTCTCAATGCCGAGAAACAGAAAGAAGATGCGAAGATCCAGAAAGACCTCGAGTCGAAGCTGGAGAGTGTCCGTGATGGGCCTGCTGAGATCACTCATAAGATCAGCGAGCTACTTAAGGCTTTAGGGAAAGACCCGGTAGCCGAGCCAGAAGCGTCATCTGATGTCACAGCATCTACCAGCCATCCTGTTGATAGTTTGATGCCAGGTCCCCGTCCTGCTACTGCTGGTCTACCATCCAATGAAGACTCGGAACATCAGCGGCGGATTCGGAGGGCTCTGGAAGCAGCGAAAAAGAGGAATGCTGCCAAAGCGCACGGTACTATGGCATTGCAGTAA